Within Spinacia oleracea cultivar Varoflay chromosome 4, BTI_SOV_V1, whole genome shotgun sequence, the genomic segment CGCCGGCCACCAGGATCCCGCTGCTAAACACCACAATCGACTTCGCTGTTCtcctcctccaccaccaccaccactgtcGTCGCTTCTTCTGTTACAAATCATCAACAATTAGGGTTCCGAAAATCAAAATcgaaaaaattgaagaatttcaGAGGAGATAGAAAAGAGAAATCCAGATGAAGGAGAGAGATGAGGAATTACCTCAACAAGCCACCACCATTATCTGTTCCGTCGGCTTCTTAGCCATCTCCGACGGCGATTTGGGCAGGCAAGGATtcgagaagagagagaaaggcagAGTTTCTGAGGAGTGAGAAATGAATTAGGGTGAAAATGAAATGAGATGAAATGATAAATACGcatatatattttcattaaaaaagcTAAATGTATGCTTACGTCAGCAAATTACGTGGCAGACTAAGTGCCATTAAGGCGGTCTTACGAAaagaccgccttatacaaaagtttgtatttatatatataaaggtACTCCCTcggtctctttttgttttttacgttttccttttttggtgtttcaaaatgttctttacatttccttttatattatcacataaatgatttaatattctatcaaaaaatttacccaattattatattaaccaattaaatcaatttagtcatttaatctctcacacttttccataaagatattaactttttctcatttcccctctatcagaattttgataagagtgaaagcattataaataaacgtaattttcctcgtttacatgaaaaacttagaagaatctcaatgcacattaattagtcgttaaaacgcgtgcaaaataccaaacgtaaaaaacaaaaagagacggagagagtaacttttaagtattttaagttAAACTTTGGTGTACaacatttattgtacaccacttgtaaataagaatttttgcaaataaatttattttatatccAAATAACTTTTATCCAGATTTTGATAACTTTATcttgttttgattaacttttatattattaaaaataattgaGGATAAAAGTTTTAAAGGATTAAAGGGTTAACTTTATGCATTATTAtagattttgaaaaaatatcaCTAAACAAATAGGTAACTTTTACATTATAATCTGGTAACTTTCAAGCACTTTAAATCAAATTTTAGGTCATGTTCCTTtggttttaatttaaatttcactCCGTTCGGTTCAGTCCAGCTCCATTCAGtttcattcagttcagttcaaaagaACGACATTGTGTGCATTTTCGTCTTTAATGatgttattttattattatttttattactataatgttaaatattattattaattatattataatGTGCATCTTTAATaattattactattactattactattgttatattattattgttattattattataattatttattactagAATGTAAATTACAGGGAGTTATGGGATGTTATTGTGGAATAATATGttctttaatttcttttaaAGAGGAATTGCACATAAAAAGAGGATTAAGAGTTAAAAGTTGGAAAAATgacattattatttattatttatttgatcgTCTGAAGCACATTTACTCTATTCCCTACAGTGGATAAAAAGACCTATAAAAGTTTCACCAGCAGACACATTTACAGcttaaaaagaaagaactaagAAATCTACATTCGTTACGGAATTAATTATGCATCAAGTTTCAGACTAAGTTTCAGCAACCAGCTTACCAGATGTACAATTCAACAGAGCAAAAGACATGTACAAGCTCCCTACATATTTACTGCTAAAACAAAATTcttataaaaatacaaaaattctCTAGCCGAAAACATAAATCTCTGACTCAACAATGTATACCTAAACAGTAAACACCAATGGGTTACTATAACAATAGCTAACTATTTGGAAGCAATAACAATGCAGATGGGATCAAGTCTTTCAGCTTTACTTCCAAGTTGGAAAGTGTATGTCCTAGAATCTCTGGCTTTCTTGATTCAGCAGCAATTCTTGATTCAGCAGCAGATTCACGACATTCTAGTAGCTGGATATGGCTTCGCAAATACTTGCTGAGGCCAGCCTCGGCTACATTAATCAGGCAAAGAGAAGGATTTGTGTGCATAAATTTAGTAACAAGAAATCCAGCTAGAACTTGCTGATTTGCCTTCACCAATTCTGACACAAAACAAGGAAACAGAATTTGTACAAAAGTAAGGCAGAACCCTTCAATCTCATCATCTATCATCAGATTCTGATTTGACTTTGATACAAGGGTGTTCTGAGATTGACGTGAAAATTCACCCACCAAGTAACATATGTAAGAGAATGTAGCCCCATGTGCTGGTTTAGAGATTATAGTGGAAATAATCCCAGAAGATAAAACAAGAATTAACAAGTTCTTATCACTGTTCTCTGGGATACCTTCCAGTTTAAGCTTGTTTTCAATTGCATCTAAGCAGCGCAAATGTATTGTTCCATATGGAAGCAATAACACTGTTTTTAGGGCCATGAAGCAATCAGAATCAATTAACATATTACTCAGATTGCTCGCATCATCTTCATTGATCAAGACCATTTCAGGTCTTTCCAAAGATTGATCAATTAATTTCACCACCTCATCAAATCGGGACAGCATAATGAGTTTCCTTAGAATTTCCATCCAACATGCGTGCAAAGGATGTATAGAGACAGAGGATTCAGTTTTTTCTTCCTGAATGGGTTCTTCGTCAAGAAAGCTTTCCCTTTCCCAGCCCTCATCACCCCAATCATTCCAGTTATTGTCTGCATCAGTTACTCCTGACACTTCTGCAGAagcttcttttgttttctccaCCAGAAAGAGGGTTTCCCACTCCCCCAAAATGGCTAAAAGAGCCTCAAAATGTGCATGTGTATCCACAGTTTCACACAAATTTTCAAAGCAAGAAACTGCAGAATCGACTGTCAAGAGATCATCAGCGCTTATTTCCATATGTGAAGAAATTGATCCTGCAAGCTCAGTTGTTTTCAAGGCAACCAGGGAATTCTTAAACCTGTTAGGTCCTTCTGATTGGTTCGGAAGTGCCTGCTCTTCTGTAAGTTCAGTATTCTTACTTGAGGAACTCCATTCATTCCATTCTTCCCAAGGAAGGATACTGCCTTCCTGCTCTCTTGATACCTTACCTTTTCTACCCAAAATGAATTGCAATACCTCCAAGACATATACTCGAATATGACTTGGCAGTTGCAAATTATCAGAGAACTTGGCTATCCTTTCCCAAACTGCAGTGCGAACCCCATTCAGAACTTCCAGGTCACCTTCCAATCTACTTACAGAAGATAGCAAGTTGTGCAAACTATGTCGTTGACTATCGTCGTGAACTAAGTTTGACAAAATACTTTCTAGTATGTTAAGGTATAAGTTACACACGTGAAGGTAATAACTATTCCCACCCTTGGTATCGGAGCTCATACCCTGGTCAATTGAGCAGCATTCCGAAAGAGCTTCAGAAAATACAGCCTCCACAGAGCCAAACTCACAGCCAGATAAAATCATGGCTCTACAGAAAGAAAAATATCCCGCAGGACTAGTTGACAGGCTGCAATTGACAAAGAAATATACAGTTCCCCATCCCTGACTTGGTGTAACTTTTCCCTCCACCACTAATCTCATGAAAACTTTGAGGCATATCATTAAAGAAACTGCAGTTAACTTCTCATCTGAACTTTCAGCCATTTCCACCATATCAGCATTCAATTTCATCCAGAAGTTCAGAAGCACAATAAGGCAATCCTTCAAAGATACATCAGTGTGCACACTCTCTCTGACAAAATGCAAAGGGACAACTCCACTGCAGTACTGCTTCATGATGACCAAAGCAGACTGGTGTTCCAAGATTCTAATGTGCTTTCTGCACGCATCATAGGTCTgctcaaagtcatttagcaagcTCTGCAGGCTATCGGGATTTTCAAGATGAATCTTTTTAGCTCTGTACTCCAAACTCTCTAACAAAGTTACAACATGATGTTTATACACATCTCGCCATGATACAATATCCTTAGGGTTTACACTAGCAACGGTACTATGAAGCGTTTGCACCATTTTTGCCAATGCTTCCACGGTAAATTCATTGACATGACGGAGAACTTCATCATTGAAATGAGCAGAGTTCAGTCTGCCTAAATTAATGTCTACAATGTTTTTGAAGTTCAGGTCTGTTATGAAGGAGACATTATAGCATTCCTGTTCATGGACCTGGTAAAAATGCCCCAATGTTACAGATGAATCTCCCAAATCTTGGATTTCTGAGGGGTGCAAACCTTTTGTTTCCACCAAATGCAGGTAACAGTCTGAAAGTTGCGCAAAAAGATAAGCAAGACGAGCCTTGTTGCACCCGTCAATCACAGGATACACGATAGAAGTTATGACATCAATAGTTTTTGTAGCAGAATCCAGGATCTCTCCCTTAAAATCTGATATTTCAGCATCGATTTCCTCATTGCTCCAAACCTCCGAAACTAAGGCACAAGCAAGAAACTTTAACAAGACCTGGAGAAGAACAGATAACACTATTAATGACATCTTAGGCAGAACATTAGAGATGCATGAACATCTGTGTGCCCGGGTGTCAACAACTGAAGAAACAACAACTGAAGAAATGAGTCACGCGGAGAGATACGTCAGCTTTTACCTCTGTGCGATTCAAGCTATAGGTGTCTGCTAATTTCAACACCTCTCTCAAGATAGGTTTCTTTTGCAATTTCACCGAGTCAATAAAGGACATGATAGCATTGTTCATGTACTGCAAATCCCCTGATAAAAAGCGTGCAGTTTCTACACCAGGGATTAGTTCCTCCAACACCCGTGTACGATCTGCCATCCGCTTTTGCTCTTCCAGTTTCAGTTTCCAGCCTCTCCAAAATGTGGCCTGTACTTTTTCGACTTTATCCAGTTCTTCTAAAAATAGACAAAATATCACTTAGATTATTACAAACCTAAAAAGTACAATTGTATCGAACCAGTCTCCATGCAATTAAATATAAACTAAAAAGTGTTAGTTACCTGAACTAATCTTCTCCTGGAACTTTCTCCATAACAGCTCTCTCCTCTGAAATGGATCTTTGCACGTCGCTCCAGAGTTGTGCAACAAGCTATATACCATCCCCACATTCATAATGCTACAAATCTCCTGGTAGTCCTCCCTTGTTTTTAACTGCTGTTCAATAACTTCTACACCATGAAAAGCATCAGTGAGGTTTAGAAGGAACGAGCAACCCACGACATCATCCTCCTCCGTAACTGGTGGTTCCATAATGAATTTAGCCATAGAGGAAATCAGATCATCCCTAGGAGCAAATCCATTCCTAGCTAACCAGGACAAAATAGTTATTACAGCTTGGGTTCTTACTGAAACATATTGCTTTCCAGGCACCGAAATGGGATAGTAATTTTTTACCGGTTCTGATTCACAGCTTAATTGAACCAACCATGGAAGCTGCAAATTAGCAAAAGATAGAACTTTCCGGTTCTCCCTTAAGACGTCATCCCAACTAGTCCCATCTGCCACAGGAAGAGGTTTCGCAACCTGATAAATTATCACCTTAATTTTACTCAAATAAGTGTCTTCATCCTCGGAAAAGTCACCAACAATTCCAGATTGAGCAGTGACACCAGGAGCCGAAATAATAGAGGAACCTTTGACAACAAAGTCAGGTGTACCTGTTTGCATCATTAGTGATTCAAATTGAGCTTGCATGTCAAGATCTTTCCAGGCATTTAGCAGGTCACCAATGGATTCATCATCACAATGGCACAAAGCAAAGCCTAGAAGCTGTTTACGAGAGCCTAAATCTATGTTCTCAATTGCAGGACCCCTAGCTATCGCTGCGCAAAGATCCCAAATAAAACCATGGCCTTTTCTAGCCAAAATAAGGCATAGATCAAAAGCCAACTGCAGATCACCAGCAACAGCAGCTTCACGTGCTATAGCTTCTTGAACAGCTAATATATTTTCCTGAGAACCTAACCCAAGAAGCTTGGCAACTTCAATTATTTCATCAACATTTATATACGCTCCAGCCTGGCTAGTAATAGCCATCTTGACAATTTCCATAGGATCCTTTATTTGCTTATACTGCATGGGTAAAACATTAACACCAAGGTTGGGTAGTTTGACTGTTAATGCCTCAATGACATCGGCCTCCAATCTAACAGTTGGgctggtaggaaagagatcaagACAGTCCCTGGCCTTCCAGATCTGAATCAAATTGAGGTAATATGATATTATGATGAATGGATTTTAAAGTTAGCAATTTGTTTATATTAATAAGGTGAAATGTTAATAAAAACACAGGACTGGAGGAATGTTATCAAAGTTAAGCTTTGCATCACACAATCACTCAACCATTTCTTGGTAAATATTAGTTAGACTAAAAGATGATGAGTGCACAAGAACATATAGCAACTAAAAGTGTACAATAGTAAAGACAAAGAGCCTCCTGTAGGTCCCATTTGTTGGGGAGGTGGGGGGTCAGAAGTTGTATTCACTGGAATTGCTCTGTGGGCATTCAAGTGCCCACGAAAGCTGATGCCTGTCAAACCATGATTAGTTGGTGGAACAGCAACCTAATTTAGACAGATCACAGACCAGACTGGAGAAGGTATGTCCTGTTAAGTTAGACTGGTTGACTGGCTGCACCATCCCAAAAACACAATACATTATCTCCAGTGCTTTAAAGATAAGAACAGACTGAAATGTCCTGGGTCCACTAAAGCAAGGTCCAATGGTTTCCTGGGAGTGGCATATGCTGTATATCCCTAAACACAACATCATATGTTAGCAAGGTCCTGAAATGTCCTGGGTCCACTAAAGCAAGGTCCAATGGTTTCCTGGGAGTGGCATATGCTGTATATCCCTAAACACAACATCATATGTTAGCAGTtaaaacatactccctccgtcccaaaattattgtcctgttttctaaatcgggcgtcccaaaattatagtcctgtttctaattttagctactaaggtccccactttctcatgtactatattaattaaaaatgaattgaaaaccccacccatgtactatatttcactttcctatgtactatattctctttcacatgtactttattccacttttccacaCAACTCAATCATTATTTGTACTTTActccactttttcatgtactatattccacttttcttaaaatccgtgtttttggtcaaacaggacgataattatgggacggagggagtatcagaCAACACTATGGATGGTGCTGCAATACTGCATGCCTTCTATGTGTAATAATTCATCTTACCTTCAATTAGAGCCGGAAATGTGCTACTCTTGTTTACAGGTGGTGCAGGTCAAGAGAAGGGACCAATCAATTTAAAGAAAGTGGAAGAAGCTTACAGAAGACAAAGGACGAACATATTCAGCATATGGCTGTTCTTGATCTTCTGGTGTACCACAGACAGGGAGCAACGGAACCTTACTTTTTGGAAGCATAAATATTGTTTCCTGGTGTACTTGTTACTATGTTTTAATGCCGACTTTAGAGAGAGTTCAATGTGTGATTACCAAGAAAGAAAATTCGGAAAGGCAAGGAGGGGTTCTGGTTAACTTGAATAGGTCGTGGTTTGTAAATCTAGGGCCCCCAAGTGAAGCCCTTCCTAAACGTAGCTGCTTCCTTTCAGATTAATGTTCTTTTGAGGTAGTGTGGGTTGATGTACTGCTATGTATCTGATCAACCAAAATGCTGGGACAAAAGGTACGAGGAAAAACAAAGCCATTGTTTTCTTCTCATTTTCCTTTAAGTGGGGAACGGGAGTTGCTTCTCAAAAGTATGACGCCTCATGGCACTCATTTGGAAACAAGCAGAAGTATGACGAGAAAGCTAATAAAAAAACCAAGAACAAGATATATTCAAAAGCACGAAACTTGCCTCGGGGGAAGATAGACTTGATGCTGAGAAAAAATATTCCCTTGCTGTTTGGATCACAAGGCTTTCTGCCTTGTCAGTTGGCAAACTGATTGTTCCTGTACCCCTTAAATAGTTCCTTGCAAGAGAGAATCTCCCAGCTTTGAGCAGTCCTCTGCAAAATTCCATCAACATATACTCCAAATCTATAAATGGAAAGGCTTTTTCCTGCAAACACTGCAAGTCACGCCACATACTAGCCCAATCGTTGTCCGATCGAGCAGGTTGACGTCTTGCGAATTTCGAGAGGATAAGACGGAGAATTTGTTTTACAGCCTTATCATCATTCTGAGCCTCGTGAAAAAAACTCACTGGCTTTGGAACCTGTAGTACAAAATACAAGGGAGTCGAAAATGAATCAACTTGCGAGAGTACTTCACTGGCTTCGCTTCCCATGATACTTTCCATCCTTTTCCTTCtactccatttcaaaattcaaacacatGTAAAATGTAAACAATAACCTATTTGAAATGCTCAAAACACAGAAAATATAGAATCtttggaaagaaaattaatCACTTTGTTTTTTTATTAGAATTAATCACTTTGTGAGTGGCTAAAATTCAGCTTACTCTCCTTTATATGAAATTTCACCAGCTGATGGTATTCATACTGGCTGTTGTGCAGTAAGAAATCTTAACTTAAAACCATACAATCAAACCAGCAAATAGCAGAaatgcaaaaaagaaaaattgcCATTAAGATATATCACATGTATCTAGTTGTAGACCGGTAAAAATACTCAAAGACAGAGATTTAGAACCGATGGGAAAAGCTCAAAACAATCTACCATTTATTCTTGCACTCTCTTCTGAATCCAAATTGGCATTCAAATATCCATCAGAATCATAAAGCATGAGAAAATAGCTATGGAATTTCTTCTACGCTTAGAGTTAAGCTTCAAACAATTTAGAAAAATCATTGAGCATGAGATGATAAAATACAAACCTGATAAAGAGCCAGGAGTCGGCCTGCTTCAATATGGCCCTCTACTGATTTGAGTCTTTTCTCTATGCCCTCGGAACGAATGTCACTACCTGCATGTCCATATACGTCGCATAATCTCAGCAACAAAATCATTTATTGGCACTCCAGATTTCTTTTATCAAAAGTGAAGATGTTAGTTTTTTAATTTGTATATATAACAAATATCATAGACAGCTGATACATTCCTATGTTAAGTAAAAAGAAATGTGGCACTGATGACAAAAGAAAATGGCATGCTTGTTGAGACGCAAATTTCAGACACAATAAACAAatcacaaacaaaaaaatcccaaaatctACTCCATTGGGGATTCATTTTTCATAAACTATAGAAATCATAATTGATAGTTCCAAATTCATGAATAATGTGCATCATTATCTATCCAGAAACTAGTAGCCTTTATTTCTCATATGGAGGCAGGTTGCAGTAGGATAAGCCTCACCTCTTGCATTTGGAAACTTCGATAGAATAGATGCCATAGTATTCCACTTATCCATAGCATTGCACAAGTATATGCACTGCAAAGCACACTCCGCTGCTTCCATTTCATCCACAAAAAATCCACTTTGTACATCCCGAGACCATTCTTCAATGGCCACagagcaaaattcaattttctGCGCAGCATTCTCCTTCAACCACCGAACCAAAAATGAACCCCTCTGATCTTCTCCTCCCAAGTCAAGCTTATTCTTCATGAATGGGATTGCACGAAAACGTAACCTTTCAACAATATTTTCTTCTTTCACACCCTTAAGTATGGTCTTGAACTTCTCATAGTCAGACATATGCTCCCATTCAATAAGACTGATAGGACAATGCATCTCATCATCATTTCCTTCAGAATAAACAAGCTGTTGCAAGTACCTAATATCGTCAAGAAACTGCTGTAACTCATACATGCCCCTACGACAACCGTAGTCAACTAAGCAGATACTGTTATCTAACTGTCCACTTAAGTTATCGATTTCTTGGGCCCTTTCCTTGTACCAAATCAATATCTCATTAGTCAATGGCCACGAAATCCCAAACAGCTGCTTGATAATAGGTTCAGTTCTGACAAGCACAGATCTTTCATCATTTTCAGGTAACCGTCTGATGTATTCCAGCATATCTTCACATTCAACCCAATCTTTCTCTCGAAGAGCAGTAACTGAAGGAGGAGACCTTCCAGGAAGGAGTTGACTGAAAGTCTGGACTTGGATTGTTTCAGGTATAGCACCCAAAATTTTCAGAATAAAAGGCGAGCATGAGAAAGGATGTCGTTTGAACAGAAGGTTCAAAGCTCCAATTTTTCCATTCTCAGCAAGCTTCACAGCTGCCTCATCAATCAGCATTTTGCGGAATTTGCTGTATTCCTGCAAAGAAAACCTGTGCAACACTATGTCATTAAGCAACGGGTCAGTGGTACCTTTAAGCAACGAAATACCAAGCTATATGGTATCCTAACTTGATGGTAGCACTTCAGTAAACTAAAAAGCAGAAAACAATTATAATTTGCACAAATAGAAAAGACATAGAAGTTAATATCACCATTCATCTCTAAACAAGTTTCCACTGTAAATTTACTCATGAAAGATACTTCGGTTAAATTTTCTCAGAGTTAGTACAGTAGTACTGCCTTTGATTCAAAGTAATATCACATATTCAAATTTTTTATCAACTTCGACATTTAAATTTGTTTAATATTATGTAATCTTTTTATAAGACCTTCTTTTCATAATTTTTACAAACACGTAGTTCATAAAATTATATGGACATATATTGttggaaaatttgtcaaaactACCTTGTATAAACAAGTTCTTATAAACAAATGCTGCAAGAAACTACCTTCTAAAGCAAAAATTTTGGGTCAAAATAGAGGGAAAAGGAAGGGGAAAGggcaaaaaagcaaaaaactCAACTCCAATAAAGGGGTCAACAGCCGTTATCCGGCCAAAGGTAGCCTCTTACAACATTTTGCTTTAAAAGGTAGTTTTTTACaacctttctttcttttttctttaaaGGTAGTTTTTCACAAAAACGTGTCTTTTAAGGTAGTTCTGGCAAATTTTCCTAGATTGTCAGAAAATTTCATGGTCAAACACCACCTTAAGTTAAAACTCATAAGTGTCTAATACTTTGAAAAAAGGGAGCAATCAATGTGGCCAAAGAAGGGGCCATATTTAACACAAAAACttcaaggtttgcaccagagTTACACAGGagacatttttttatttaacttttttAAGATACATAGGAAACAAATTTAACTGATTGTTTCTCTTCTTAATTTGTTACGGAATATCTCTTTCCTTTCCTTTATATTTCTTCAATTCCCAACAGAAAA encodes:
- the LOC110793854 gene encoding MAG2-interacting protein 2 isoform X1, with the protein product MAKETLSEILYETHHHASGPCFPNYPPQQVIETANLGVLSLLSTRGLTQIKEKWTAYRQPKKLKRLVALFVSPKGERVAVAVGNHITILRKDEDYQQPYGTFASNNTGAFTLGVWSESHDVLGIVDDVDTFYFIKSNGEELLRIERRHLKTTLPIVGLFVPDVTETRGSLLCNFNFLTSDGTLHCIETSQDLSASLSSIRTWSDIKRQFSLNFFGLDHNLEHSLLVLVGGPTNISLTTSSPTVVVSPTGCTLSVWRWSPKSDLLHVSSLQFEGVYSRPKGFRGLIVSPKVLISPHGKFIGTLDLRARLSIFKLNVDSSSLSLFACGETNNNFLEDIVDFTWWSDHVCTVAKKGGATTMFDVISGKKLLDNDPMFSVPVLERTTFFSGKVFVLDIPLLRERQNYADQLDISYIHDIEQYTEGSLNQVETSRLSWRLLSFSEKSVPEMYDVLINSHRYQSALDFADRYKLDKDQVFKFQWLHSAQGSDEVHMFLYNVKDEAFVLRECVEKVGHTEDAVRDLLAYGLNLTNRYKFSAPEYDICEHVWDFRLARLQLLQFRDRLETFLGVNMGRFSLQEYSKFRKMLIDEAAVKLAENGKIGALNLLFKRHPFSCSPFILKILGAIPETIQVQTFSQLLPGRSPPSVTALREKDWVECEDMLEYIRRLPENDERSVLVRTEPIIKQLFGISWPLTNEILIWYKERAQEIDNLSGQLDNSICLVDYGCRRGMYELQQFLDDIRYLQQLVYSEGNDDEMHCPISLIEWEHMSDYEKFKTILKGVKEENIVERLRFRAIPFMKNKLDLGGEDQRGSFLVRWLKENAAQKIEFCSVAIEEWSRDVQSGFFVDEMEAAECALQCIYLCNAMDKWNTMASILSKFPNARGSDIRSEGIEKRLKSVEGHIEAGRLLALYQVPKPVSFFHEAQNDDKAVKQILRLILSKFARRQPARSDNDWASMWRDLQCLQEKAFPFIDLEYMLMEFCRGLLKAGRFSLARNYLRGTGTISLPTDKAESLVIQTAREYFFSASSLSSPEIWKARDCLDLFPTSPTVRLEADVIEALTVKLPNLGVNVLPMQYKQIKDPMEIVKMAITSQAGAYINVDEIIEVAKLLGLGSQENILAVQEAIAREAAVAGDLQLAFDLCLILARKGHGFIWDLCAAIARGPAIENIDLGSRKQLLGFALCHCDDESIGDLLNAWKDLDMQAQFESLMMQTGTPDFVVKGSSIISAPGVTAQSGIVGDFSEDEDTYLSKIKVIIYQVAKPLPVADGTSWDDVLRENRKVLSFANLQLPWLVQLSCESEPVKNYYPISVPGKQYVSVRTQAVITILSWLARNGFAPRDDLISSMAKFIMEPPVTEEDDVVGCSFLLNLTDAFHGVEVIEQQLKTREDYQEICSIMNVGMVYSLLHNSGATCKDPFQRRELLWRKFQEKISSEELDKVEKVQATFWRGWKLKLEEQKRMADRTRVLEELIPGVETARFLSGDLQYMNNAIMSFIDSVKLQKKPILREVLKLADTYSLNRTEVLLKFLACALVSEVWSNEEIDAEISDFKGEILDSATKTIDVITSIVYPVIDGCNKARLAYLFAQLSDCYLHLVETKGLHPSEIQDLGDSSVTLGHFYQVHEQECYNVSFITDLNFKNIVDINLGRLNSAHFNDEVLRHVNEFTVEALAKMVQTLHSTVASVNPKDIVSWRDVYKHHVVTLLESLEYRAKKIHLENPDSLQSLLNDFEQTYDACRKHIRILEHQSALVIMKQYCSGVVPLHFVRESVHTDVSLKDCLIVLLNFWMKLNADMVEMAESSDEKLTAVSLMICLKVFMRLVVEGKVTPSQGWGTVYFFVNCSLSTSPAGYFSFCRAMILSGCEFGSVEAVFSEALSECCSIDQGMSSDTKGGNSYYLHVCNLYLNILESILSNLVHDDSQRHSLHNLLSSVSRLEGDLEVLNGVRTAVWERIAKFSDNLQLPSHIRVYVLEVLQFILGRKGKVSREQEGSILPWEEWNEWSSSSKNTELTEEQALPNQSEGPNRFKNSLVALKTTELAGSISSHMEISADDLLTVDSAVSCFENLCETVDTHAHFEALLAILGEWETLFLVEKTKEASAEVSGVTDADNNWNDWGDEGWERESFLDEEPIQEEKTESSVSIHPLHACWMEILRKLIMLSRFDEVVKLIDQSLERPEMVLINEDDASNLSNMLIDSDCFMALKTVLLLPYGTIHLRCLDAIENKLKLEGIPENSDKNLLILVLSSGIISTIISKPAHGATFSYICYLVGEFSRQSQNTLVSKSNQNLMIDDEIEGFCLTFVQILFPCFVSELVKANQQVLAGFLVTKFMHTNPSLCLINVAEAGLSKYLRSHIQLLECRESAAESRIAAESRKPEILGHTLSNLEVKLKDLIPSALLLLPNS